A region of uncultured Carboxylicivirga sp. DNA encodes the following proteins:
- the cdaA gene encoding diadenylate cyclase CdaA has product MTFLEIRLIDLVDIVLVAYLMFRIYKLIKGTVALNILIGIFAFVLLWLLIKAFNMELSASIMDNFVNVGVLAFIVVFQQEIRRFLILLGSKYNLSSKFSLDKVFMNESKGMMDIYNIPVVRACENLTKTKTGALIVISKNSELIDYVQTGELINGVISTQLLENIFFKNSPLHDGAVIITRNKIKAAGCILPVSQNRNLPKKVGLRHRAAMGITEATDAMAIVVSEETGRISFFSKGQMEMGVSPDELKELLLNN; this is encoded by the coding sequence ATGACGTTTTTAGAAATTCGATTAATAGATCTTGTAGATATTGTACTTGTAGCATACCTGATGTTTCGTATCTATAAACTTATAAAAGGTACTGTTGCACTCAATATACTGATCGGAATCTTTGCTTTCGTCTTATTATGGCTCCTTATCAAGGCTTTTAACATGGAGTTATCAGCCAGTATCATGGATAATTTCGTAAATGTTGGTGTTTTGGCCTTTATCGTTGTATTTCAGCAAGAGATAAGACGATTTCTTATCTTACTGGGATCAAAATATAACCTGTCGTCAAAGTTTTCGCTCGATAAAGTTTTTATGAATGAATCCAAAGGTATGATGGATATCTATAACATACCTGTGGTCAGGGCCTGTGAAAATCTTACAAAGACAAAAACTGGAGCTTTAATTGTTATCTCAAAAAATTCAGAACTAATAGATTATGTACAAACAGGTGAGTTGATTAATGGGGTTATCTCAACTCAATTGCTCGAAAATATATTCTTTAAAAACAGTCCATTACATGATGGAGCTGTAATTATTACCCGAAATAAAATAAAAGCAGCTGGTTGTATTTTGCCGGTTTCTCAAAACAGGAACTTACCTAAAAAAGTAGGTTTACGACATAGGGCTGCAATGGGTATAACTGAAGCAACCGATGCCATGGCTATTGTTGTTTCTGAGGAAACCGGGCGAATTTCATTTTTTAGTAAAGGGCAAATGGAAATGGGTGTTAGTCCTGATGAATTAAAAGAACTTTTATTGAATAATTAA
- a CDS encoding DUF134 domain-containing protein encodes MPRKKTQRHICGKPTITYYKPAGIPLRDIEEIELTLDEYESIRLADFMGLYQEEAAKQMNISRQTFGRIITSAHKKIAEALIKGQAIAIKDIQN; translated from the coding sequence ATGCCAAGAAAAAAGACACAACGACATATTTGTGGTAAGCCAACCATCACCTACTATAAACCTGCTGGGATACCTTTAAGAGATATTGAGGAAATTGAGTTAACCCTCGATGAATATGAAAGTATCCGCCTGGCAGATTTTATGGGATTATATCAGGAAGAAGCAGCCAAACAAATGAACATAAGTCGTCAAACATTTGGTCGCATTATCACCTCTGCGCATAAAAAAATAGCCGAAGCATTAATAAAAGGTCAGGCTATTGCTATTAAAGATATACAAAATTAA
- a CDS encoding DNA-binding response regulator — translation MKTLCLVVDDEPLARQLIREHIGKIPGFDLSGECSSAMEAMAFLREEHVDLIFLDIQMPQITGLDFLRTIVKRPKVIITSAYRDYALEGFDLDVIDYLLKPITFDRFFKSISRYCQSNQPATLNEVILNDKSPQSFLYVRENKRFVKVVYDDVLYVEGFSEYVKIYTSEKRVITKLSLTWMEDQLPEDRFIRIHKSYIVALNKIDAFTAGSIEIGNKKFPIGRSFKFNVAHVLNLGVVQ, via the coding sequence ATGAAAACTTTGTGTTTAGTAGTAGATGATGAGCCTTTGGCACGACAATTAATACGTGAACATATAGGTAAAATACCTGGTTTTGATTTATCAGGTGAATGTAGTTCTGCGATGGAAGCAATGGCTTTCTTAAGAGAAGAGCATGTTGATCTAATTTTTTTGGATATTCAGATGCCTCAAATTACAGGTCTGGATTTTTTAAGAACAATAGTAAAAAGACCTAAAGTAATTATTACTTCAGCCTATCGAGATTATGCCTTGGAAGGATTTGATTTAGATGTTATTGACTATCTCTTGAAACCAATCACTTTTGATCGTTTCTTTAAATCAATTTCCAGGTACTGTCAATCAAATCAACCTGCTACATTAAATGAAGTTATATTAAACGATAAATCTCCTCAATCCTTTTTATATGTTAGGGAAAACAAGCGTTTTGTAAAAGTTGTGTATGATGATGTGCTTTATGTTGAGGGTTTTAGTGAATATGTAAAGATCTATACCAGTGAAAAGAGAGTAATTACAAAGTTATCGCTTACGTGGATGGAAGATCAGCTGCCAGAAGATAGATTTATTCGTATTCATAAATCATATATCGTTGCTTTAAATAAAATTGATGCATTTACTGCTGGTTCAATTGAAATAGGGAATAAAAAATTTCCAATAGGTAGAAGTTTCAAGTTTAATGTAGCACATGTTCTTAATTTGGGAGTGGTTCAGTAA
- the folP gene encoding dihydropteroate synthase, whose translation MTNLKGKTINLKGQLYNWDVPMVMGILNLTPDSFFDGGKYQHQVDILQRCEQILKEGAQIIDVGAYSTRPGAENVSEIAELNRLTTSLEWIRKEFPNVIISVDTFRSFVAEKVVCDFEVDIINDIAAGELDQKMFKTIAGLGVPYIMMHMKGIPQNMQANPQYTNLIQEVSSYFSKKVDELSWLGAKDIIIDPGFGFGKTLEHNYQLLRELKQFQLFELPILVGVSRKSMIYKLLELDAAHALNGTSVINTIALLNGANILRVHDVKEAVECVKLVQQLQNA comes from the coding sequence ATGACTAATCTTAAAGGAAAAACAATTAACCTAAAAGGACAATTATATAACTGGGATGTTCCAATGGTAATGGGTATCCTTAATCTTACTCCCGATTCGTTTTTTGATGGAGGAAAATATCAGCATCAGGTTGATATTCTTCAGCGTTGTGAACAAATACTGAAAGAAGGAGCTCAGATAATAGATGTCGGTGCATATTCAACCAGGCCAGGTGCAGAGAATGTATCTGAAATTGCAGAACTAAATCGACTTACAACTTCATTGGAATGGATAAGGAAAGAATTTCCCAATGTTATTATTTCGGTTGATACATTTCGATCATTTGTAGCTGAAAAAGTTGTTTGTGATTTTGAGGTAGATATCATAAACGATATAGCAGCCGGAGAACTTGATCAAAAAATGTTTAAGACCATTGCTGGTTTGGGGGTTCCTTATATCATGATGCATATGAAAGGTATACCTCAGAATATGCAGGCGAATCCACAATATACGAACCTCATTCAGGAGGTGAGCTCATATTTTTCAAAAAAGGTTGATGAACTATCCTGGCTTGGAGCTAAAGATATTATTATAGACCCGGGTTTTGGATTTGGAAAAACATTGGAGCATAATTATCAGTTGTTACGCGAATTAAAACAATTTCAGCTTTTTGAATTACCTATTTTGGTTGGAGTTTCTCGTAAGTCGATGATTTATAAGTTGCTTGAGTTAGATGCTGCACATGCATTAAACGGTACATCTGTTATAAATACAATAGCTTTATTAAATGGAGCCAATATTTTACGTGTGCATGATGTGAAAGAAGCGGTGGAATGTGTTAAATTAGTGCAGCAACTTCAAAATGCTTAA
- a CDS encoding AAA family ATPase — MLNKHISDLIKEGFHFEPTPSQSKLIEGLADFVVSEESESVCLIKGYAGTGKTTLMKAFTDVLNQLEIPFQQMAPTGRAAKVLSSYTGKPAYTIHKQIYRRESSNNDFSNFHLNFNKAKDAIFIVDEASMISNSSLEYTTFGSGRLLEDLLNFVFGRGKCKLILIGDIAQLPPVGFEDSPALDKDNLRSLGLNVHDYFLSEVVRQESNSGILHNATKLRTKMEESFYEPVFPELETKGFIDFKRINGEELIDELNWCQENYGLDETLVVCRSNKRANLFNKGIRNSILYREEELTSTDHLLIVKNNYHWLKDSKEADFIANGDIAEVVRINGYEELYDRRFANVTLRLTDYKYLEIDAKIVLDVLHTDTAGFSKEEQESFFNIVMEDYQFERSKQKQYELLKQNSYYNALQVKYAYAMTCHKSQGGQWKAVFIDQGYVPEEQMGKGYFRWLYTAITRATERVYLVNFKDEFFDE; from the coding sequence ATGCTAAATAAACATATAAGTGACTTAATTAAGGAAGGGTTTCATTTCGAACCAACACCTTCTCAAAGCAAATTGATTGAAGGATTAGCTGATTTTGTTGTTTCGGAAGAAAGTGAAAGTGTCTGTCTTATAAAAGGATATGCTGGAACGGGTAAAACAACTTTAATGAAAGCATTTACTGATGTGCTAAATCAGCTAGAAATTCCGTTTCAGCAGATGGCACCAACCGGAAGAGCAGCAAAAGTATTAAGTAGTTATACTGGTAAGCCTGCTTATACTATTCACAAGCAAATTTACAGACGAGAATCTTCGAATAACGACTTTAGTAATTTTCATCTAAACTTTAATAAAGCCAAAGATGCTATATTTATTGTAGATGAGGCATCAATGATTTCAAATAGTAGTTTGGAATATACAACATTTGGTTCTGGCAGGTTATTAGAGGATTTATTGAATTTTGTTTTCGGTAGAGGTAAGTGCAAGCTAATATTAATAGGAGATATAGCACAGTTGCCTCCAGTAGGTTTTGAGGATAGCCCTGCATTGGACAAAGATAACTTGCGCAGCCTTGGATTAAATGTTCATGATTATTTTTTAAGTGAAGTAGTTCGACAAGAAAGCAATAGTGGTATTCTTCATAATGCAACTAAGCTGAGGACTAAAATGGAAGAATCTTTTTATGAACCTGTGTTTCCAGAATTAGAAACCAAAGGATTTATTGATTTTAAAAGAATTAATGGTGAAGAACTCATTGATGAATTAAATTGGTGTCAGGAAAATTACGGTTTGGATGAGACATTGGTAGTGTGTCGTTCTAATAAAAGAGCTAATCTTTTTAATAAAGGTATTCGAAACAGTATTTTATACCGCGAAGAAGAATTAACCTCTACAGATCATTTATTGATTGTGAAAAACAATTATCACTGGTTGAAAGATAGTAAAGAGGCTGATTTTATTGCAAATGGTGATATTGCAGAGGTTGTTCGAATCAACGGCTATGAGGAATTATATGACCGACGATTTGCTAATGTAACACTCCGGTTGACTGATTATAAATATCTTGAAATTGATGCAAAAATTGTTTTGGATGTTTTACATACCGATACGGCTGGTTTTTCAAAAGAAGAACAAGAATCATTTTTCAATATTGTAATGGAAGATTATCAGTTTGAAAGATCAAAGCAGAAGCAATATGAATTATTGAAACAGAATTCTTATTACAATGCCCTTCAGGTAAAATATGCTTATGCAATGACTTGTCATAAATCGCAAGGTGGACAGTGGAAGGCTGTTTTTATTGATCAAGGATATGTGCCAGAAGAACAAATGGGGAAAGGGTATTTTCGTTGGTTATATACAGCAATAACCAGAGCTACAGAGAGGGTTTATCTGGTTAATTTTAAAGATGAGTTCTTCGATGAATAA
- the pyk gene encoding pyruvate kinase — translation MKKFTKIVATISDRDCEVDFLKQLYKAGMNVVRLNTAHQDFEGVKKVVDNVRAVSDKIAILIDTKGPEIRTSKCEGNIKFKTGDVVKVKGGIENESSKECIYVSYESFVQDVPVDGDILIDDGEVALKVNAKEGDALVCTITNDGEVGSRKSVNVPGVRINLPSVTEKDRNFIKYAAEIGIDFVAHSFVRNKEDVLEVQSILDEKNSPMKIIAKIENQEGVENLEEILEHVHGIMVARGDLGIEVAQEKIPGIQRQMIRACVEAKKPVIVATQMLHTMIKNPRPTRAEVTDVANAIYHRTDAIMLSGETAYGSYPVEAVKTMSKIAKEVEAAKDSRNDIPVPKNEAEVTAYLADTAVNASKTLDIKAVLTEALTGKTARYIAAFRGTAPVYALSHSAEVGRQLALSYGVYPRVMEEGADGNDILKKTLKKLMKKEVLEGNDLVAYLGGSLGFGGGTTYLEIITADALLKKIDGAK, via the coding sequence ATGAAGAAGTTTACGAAAATTGTTGCTACAATTTCAGATCGTGATTGCGAAGTTGACTTTTTAAAGCAGTTGTATAAGGCTGGGATGAACGTTGTTCGTTTGAATACCGCTCACCAGGACTTCGAAGGTGTTAAAAAAGTAGTTGATAATGTGAGAGCTGTTTCTGACAAAATCGCTATTTTGATTGACACTAAAGGCCCGGAAATTAGAACTTCAAAATGTGAAGGTAACATCAAGTTTAAAACGGGTGATGTTGTTAAGGTTAAAGGCGGAATTGAAAATGAATCGTCTAAAGAATGTATTTATGTAAGCTACGAAAGCTTCGTTCAGGATGTGCCAGTTGATGGTGATATCTTGATTGATGATGGAGAAGTGGCGCTTAAAGTTAATGCAAAAGAAGGTGATGCTTTGGTTTGTACTATTACCAATGATGGTGAAGTTGGAAGCCGTAAGAGTGTGAACGTTCCTGGTGTTCGTATTAACTTACCTTCCGTTACTGAAAAAGACAGAAACTTCATTAAGTATGCAGCTGAGATCGGAATTGACTTTGTAGCACACTCTTTTGTTCGTAATAAAGAAGATGTTTTAGAAGTTCAGTCTATTCTTGATGAGAAGAACAGCCCGATGAAAATTATCGCTAAGATTGAAAACCAGGAAGGTGTTGAAAACCTTGAGGAGATCTTAGAGCATGTTCATGGTATCATGGTTGCTCGTGGAGATTTGGGTATTGAAGTTGCTCAGGAAAAAATTCCTGGAATTCAGCGTCAAATGATTCGTGCTTGTGTTGAGGCTAAAAAACCAGTTATTGTAGCAACTCAAATGTTACATACAATGATTAAGAATCCACGTCCAACACGTGCTGAGGTTACTGATGTTGCAAATGCTATCTACCACCGTACTGACGCAATCATGTTAAGTGGCGAAACTGCTTATGGTAGTTATCCTGTTGAAGCAGTTAAAACAATGTCAAAAATTGCGAAAGAGGTTGAGGCAGCTAAAGATTCACGCAATGATATTCCTGTGCCTAAAAACGAAGCTGAAGTTACAGCTTACTTAGCAGATACTGCTGTTAATGCAAGTAAAACATTGGATATTAAAGCTGTATTAACAGAAGCTTTAACAGGAAAAACAGCTCGTTACATTGCTGCTTTCCGTGGAACTGCTCCTGTGTATGCATTGAGCCACTCTGCAGAAGTAGGACGTCAATTAGCTCTTTCTTATGGTGTTTATCCTCGTGTTATGGAAGAAGGTGCTGATGGTAACGACATTCTTAAGAAAACCCTTAAAAAACTTATGAAAAAAGAAGTTTTAGAAGGAAATGATTTAGTTGCCTATTTAGGTGGTAGTTTAGGATTTGGTGGTGGTACCACTTATCTTGAAATCATTACTGCTGATGCTTTACTTAAGAAAATTGATGGAGCAAAATAG
- a CDS encoding thioesterase family protein, with amino-acid sequence MQSSLKTHPFVHQHRVGYAETDKMQFLHHSNYARIYENARWEFFRSINIPYSFIEDQGLFMPVINMDFKFIKPAFYDDNLSIEVRVNNISNIKLAFTYVTFNQKGELINEATVTLAFIKADSGKPIRTPEFIKERLVNESALV; translated from the coding sequence ATGCAGTCATCACTAAAAACCCATCCTTTTGTTCACCAACATAGGGTTGGTTATGCTGAAACAGATAAAATGCAGTTTCTGCATCATTCCAATTATGCCCGCATCTATGAAAATGCAAGATGGGAGTTTTTCAGATCCATTAATATTCCTTACTCTTTTATTGAAGATCAGGGGCTATTCATGCCTGTTATAAATATGGATTTTAAGTTTATTAAGCCTGCATTTTACGATGATAACCTAAGTATAGAAGTAAGGGTTAATAACATTTCAAACATCAAATTAGCCTTTACCTACGTAACGTTTAATCAGAAAGGTGAGCTTATTAATGAAGCTACAGTAACACTTGCATTTATCAAAGCTGATTCAGGTAAACCAATAAGAACACCAGAATTTATTAAAGAGCGATTAGTCAATGAATCCGCATTGGTATAG
- the xerD gene encoding site-specific tyrosine recombinase XerD: protein MNWESEINEFRNYLKIEKGLSENSIHAYVTDLTKLVTFLEDKKLKKGPEDIILADLKEMMEWIGNRGISPRTQARVISGIKSFYKFLLIEEKVEKDPTALLESPKIGRKLPDILSVQEIDSIISAVDTKKPEGQRNKAILETLYSCGLRVSELIDLKISNLFFESGFIKIEGKGNKERLVPISTKAIKEINLYLSEYRRNLKINHDDEDILFLNRRGKKLSRVMIFTIIKNLTKKLGFEKNISPHTFRHSFATHLIDGGANLRAVQEMLGHESIITTEIYTHLDKEYLKNTLIQFHPRS, encoded by the coding sequence ATGAATTGGGAATCAGAAATTAATGAGTTTCGCAACTATCTTAAAATCGAGAAAGGTTTATCGGAAAACTCCATTCACGCTTATGTGACTGACCTCACCAAGCTGGTAACTTTCCTTGAAGACAAGAAGTTGAAAAAAGGTCCTGAAGATATTATTCTGGCAGACCTTAAAGAAATGATGGAATGGATTGGTAATAGGGGGATCAGTCCAAGAACTCAAGCCCGAGTAATCAGCGGCATTAAATCTTTCTATAAATTTCTTTTAATTGAAGAAAAAGTAGAAAAAGATCCGACTGCATTATTAGAATCACCAAAAATTGGAAGAAAATTACCTGACATTCTTTCTGTTCAGGAAATTGATTCAATTATTAGTGCTGTAGATACAAAAAAACCAGAAGGGCAACGTAACAAAGCTATTTTGGAAACATTGTATAGCTGTGGCCTTCGTGTGTCAGAATTAATTGACCTTAAAATCTCAAATCTTTTCTTCGAATCAGGATTTATTAAGATTGAAGGAAAAGGAAACAAAGAAAGATTAGTACCAATCAGTACTAAGGCAATTAAAGAAATTAATCTTTACCTAAGTGAATATCGTCGAAATCTTAAAATAAATCATGATGACGAAGATATTCTATTCCTTAACAGACGAGGAAAGAAATTATCAAGGGTAATGATTTTTACGATCATCAAAAACCTTACTAAAAAGCTAGGTTTTGAGAAAAACATTAGCCCGCATACTTTCCGTCATTCATTTGCTACACACTTAATTGACGGTGGTGCTAATTTAAGAGCTGTTCAGGAAATGTTAGGTCACGAATCAATTATTACTACTGAGATTTACACTCATCTTGATAAAGAGTATTTAAAGAATACTTTAATACAATTTCATCCAAGATCGTAA
- a CDS encoding DUF3822 family protein, with product MTKTYVVSPSFDESITTSYFLSIRSASDGLSFCVLDPVTNTYIAYADIPFRDTSTDHIKTQELLITEKLLNLPYKKVLFMIETPYATLVPSALYDPSKKHELYNLNHSITTEDWILKDHKIKMADAWNIFAVPKFLYYLINNQFDSVSFYQQYSPFVEGCLLSAQNKKQENSIHINLHHNFFDIVVMESRSLKLCNSFKFTNANDFVYFVLFTFEQLKMSTDNTKIHLHGIYDRQNPNYVALKNYLRHTKITDASFHFNFSDTLKIKEQVKQEHHNLFNLAICV from the coding sequence ATGACCAAAACATACGTTGTATCTCCGTCATTTGACGAAAGCATTACAACTTCTTATTTTTTGTCCATCCGATCTGCTTCGGATGGACTTTCTTTTTGTGTTCTTGATCCTGTAACGAATACCTATATTGCCTATGCAGATATTCCGTTCAGAGATACAAGTACAGATCATATTAAAACGCAGGAGCTTTTAATCACAGAGAAACTTCTGAATTTACCTTATAAAAAGGTATTATTCATGATAGAAACACCTTATGCCACCTTAGTTCCATCGGCCTTATATGATCCTTCAAAAAAACATGAATTATATAATTTAAATCACAGTATTACAACAGAAGATTGGATTCTAAAGGATCATAAAATAAAAATGGCGGATGCATGGAATATTTTTGCAGTCCCTAAGTTTCTTTATTACCTGATAAATAACCAATTTGATTCTGTATCATTCTATCAACAGTATTCTCCGTTTGTTGAAGGATGTTTATTATCAGCTCAAAACAAAAAGCAGGAAAACAGTATACATATCAACCTTCATCACAACTTTTTTGATATTGTTGTAATGGAATCACGATCGTTAAAACTGTGTAATTCTTTTAAATTCACCAACGCTAACGACTTTGTGTATTTTGTCCTGTTTACATTTGAGCAATTAAAAATGTCGACAGATAATACAAAAATACATCTACATGGCATCTACGACAGACAGAATCCTAATTATGTAGCCTTAAAAAATTATTTAAGACACACTAAAATTACCGATGCATCATTTCACTTTAATTTTAGTGATACATTAAAAATAAAGGAACAAGTTAAACAAGAGCATCACAATCTTTTCAATCTAGCGATATGCGTATAA
- a CDS encoding NifB/NifX family molybdenum-iron cluster-binding protein: protein MKIAIPTKDNLVDDHFGHCQYFSIATVDNNEIINIEEVPSPNGCGCKTDIVGTLRNKGVTVMLAGNMGQGAVNKINNANIRVIRGCSGPIEEVIQSYIKGEAIDSKIVCDSHSSHNNKEDHQCSHH from the coding sequence ATGAAAATTGCAATTCCAACTAAAGACAATTTAGTAGATGATCATTTTGGACATTGTCAATATTTTAGCATAGCTACAGTTGACAATAATGAGATTATTAATATTGAAGAAGTTCCTTCACCTAATGGATGTGGCTGTAAGACCGATATAGTAGGTACACTTAGAAACAAAGGCGTAACTGTGATGCTTGCAGGAAATATGGGACAAGGTGCAGTTAATAAAATTAATAATGCCAACATTCGCGTTATAAGAGGATGTTCAGGTCCAATTGAAGAAGTTATTCAATCATACATAAAAGGTGAAGCAATTGACTCAAAAATTGTGTGCGATTCACATTCAAGTCATAACAACAAAGAAGATCATCAATGCAGTCATCACTAA
- a CDS encoding TIGR01777 family oxidoreductase: MKVKDKIAISGATGFIGKELVGFLENNGYEVVKLSRELLHKPSELTKAINGSEAVINLAGHSIAGRWNEKVKKKILYSRLNVTRRIVDAIEAAVDKPNVVISASAVGIYDTFEVHDEFSTNYANDFLGEVCQKWEEEALRLGHSKDVRLCLVRLGAVLGKSGGAFPKLVKPFKFGLGASMGDGHQVFPIIHIQDVLSSIWYLLKREASGGIYNLVAPEMISNLEFSVALAEKLKRPLWLKLPEFLLKLLLGEGAVILLEGQKVIPKRMLKDDFHFSFPTLESMLDDLC, encoded by the coding sequence ATGAAGGTGAAAGATAAAATAGCTATTAGTGGAGCGACCGGCTTTATTGGAAAAGAACTAGTGGGTTTTCTTGAGAATAATGGCTATGAGGTTGTGAAATTGAGTCGTGAGCTATTACATAAACCTTCAGAATTAACAAAAGCTATAAATGGATCTGAAGCTGTAATTAACCTGGCGGGTCATAGTATAGCAGGCAGATGGAATGAGAAAGTGAAGAAGAAAATTCTTTACAGTCGTTTGAATGTTACTCGAAGAATCGTTGATGCTATAGAAGCAGCGGTTGATAAACCCAATGTTGTTATTTCAGCTTCTGCAGTTGGGATATACGATACTTTTGAAGTTCACGATGAATTTTCAACAAATTATGCCAATGATTTTTTGGGTGAAGTCTGTCAGAAATGGGAAGAGGAAGCTTTGCGATTAGGTCATTCAAAGGATGTTCGTCTTTGTTTAGTTCGTTTAGGAGCCGTATTGGGCAAAAGTGGTGGAGCCTTTCCAAAATTAGTGAAGCCATTTAAATTTGGATTAGGTGCGTCAATGGGTGATGGTCATCAGGTATTTCCAATAATTCACATTCAGGATGTACTAAGTAGTATTTGGTATTTATTGAAAAGAGAAGCATCAGGTGGTATTTATAACCTGGTTGCCCCTGAAATGATTTCTAACCTTGAATTCAGTGTAGCTTTAGCAGAAAAACTAAAACGTCCTCTTTGGCTGAAATTACCCGAATTTCTATTGAAGTTGTTATTAGGAGAGGGGGCTGTTATTCTATTGGAAGGACAGAAGGTTATACCTAAAAGAATGTTAAAGGATGATTTTCATTTTTCTTTTCCAACCCTGGAATCAATGCTTGACGATCTTTGTTAA
- the aroQ gene encoding type II 3-dehydroquinate dehydratase, whose amino-acid sequence MNILIINGPNLNLLGKREPGIYGSDTFEDYFKILLEQFNGVDLEYFQSNHEGEIVDKLHEKGFEIDGFVLNAGAYTHTSLAIADAISAIKSPVIEVHISNVFKREAIRHHSFISPVCMGSISGFGLDSYRLGVEAFLKIKSK is encoded by the coding sequence ATGAACATACTTATAATTAATGGTCCAAACCTTAATTTGTTAGGTAAACGTGAGCCTGGTATATATGGATCGGATACTTTTGAAGATTATTTTAAAATTCTTCTTGAGCAATTTAATGGCGTTGATTTAGAATATTTTCAATCTAATCATGAAGGTGAAATAGTTGACAAGCTTCATGAAAAGGGATTCGAAATTGACGGTTTTGTTCTGAATGCCGGTGCGTATACACATACGTCATTAGCAATTGCCGATGCCATTTCTGCCATTAAAAGTCCGGTTATTGAAGTACATATCAGTAATGTATTTAAAAGAGAGGCAATAAGGCATCATTCATTTATAAGTCCTGTATGTATGGGAAGTATATCAGGCTTTGGTCTTGACTCATATCGTTTGGGAGTTGAGGCTTTTTTGAAAATTAAATCAAAATAA
- a CDS encoding RsmD family RNA methyltransferase produces MRIISGFLKGRRFSPPKSFKARPTTDIARESLFNILVNRVNFEGLKVLDLFAGTGSISYEFASRGCEDITTVELNYNHYNFIRKTSQKLEIDRFIKPLKADAFKYLQKSSEKFDLVFADPPFDLKDFETIPDLFFKQHLLKEDAIFILEHSDKKSFESHPHFKEVKKYGKVHFSFFN; encoded by the coding sequence ATGCGTATAATTAGTGGATTTTTAAAAGGTCGACGATTTTCACCACCCAAAAGCTTTAAAGCTCGTCCTACTACAGATATAGCACGCGAAAGTTTATTCAACATCTTAGTTAATCGTGTAAACTTTGAAGGGTTGAAGGTATTAGATCTATTTGCAGGTACTGGCAGTATTTCGTATGAATTTGCATCGAGAGGTTGCGAAGATATTACTACCGTTGAACTCAATTATAACCATTATAATTTTATTAGGAAAACAAGTCAGAAGCTTGAAATTGATCGGTTCATTAAACCATTAAAAGCCGATGCATTTAAGTACCTTCAAAAATCGAGTGAAAAGTTCGATCTTGTTTTTGCTGATCCACCTTTTGATCTAAAAGATTTCGAAACAATTCCTGACCTCTTTTTTAAACAACATTTATTAAAAGAAGATGCAATCTTCATTCTTGAACATTCAGATAAAAAATCATTTGAATCACATCCACATTTTAAAGAAGTGAAAAAATACGGAAAAGTGCACTTCAGCTTCTTTAATTAA